Proteins co-encoded in one Bemisia tabaci chromosome 9, PGI_BMITA_v3 genomic window:
- the LOC140225434 gene encoding signal transducer and activator of transcription 5B-like, with product MKLAREHLKGPWMDGHILGFIRKKRTEEMLAQCGYGTFLLRFSDSELGGITIAAVGENKELVMLQPFTGKDFAIRSIADRILDLSHRLVYLHPDICKDQALGKYYTPFSENQATAWNGYVKPFLVTHVPGWGGPSGPSIGTGGYPPTPQNMFHPQSPMDNSSIITESVARLVTL from the coding sequence ATGAAACTAGCCAGAGAACATTTGAAAGGACCTTGGATGGATGGGCACATATTAGGATTCATCCGAAAGAAAAGAACAGAAGAAATGTTAGCTCAGTGTGGGTATGGAACTTTTCTCCTTCGATTCTCAGATTCCGAGCTTGGTGGAATCACCATTGCTGCTGTGGGAGAAAACAAAGAGTTGGTCATGTTACAACCATTTACCGGTAaagattttgcaattagaagTATTGCTGATCGTATTTTAGACCTATCTCATAGGCTTGTTTACCTTCACCCTGATATATGCAAAGATCAAGCCTTAGGAAAGTATTACACCCCCTTTTCAGAAAACCAAGCAACTGCATGGAATGGGTATGTGAAACCTTTCCTAGTAACACACGTTCCAGGCTGGGGTGGCCCCTCTGGTCCAAGTATTGGAACAGGTGGTTATCCACCGACTCCACAAAACATGTTCCATCCACAGTCACCCATGGACAACTCATCCATTATCACTGAGTCTGTTGCCAGGTTAGTAACATTGTAA